A DNA window from Hoplias malabaricus isolate fHopMal1 chromosome 5, fHopMal1.hap1, whole genome shotgun sequence contains the following coding sequences:
- the ctnnbip1 gene encoding beta-catenin-interacting protein 1 has protein sequence MNREEAPGKSPEEMYIQQKVRVLLMLKKMGSNLTPNEEAFLRNYAGVVHSQMSQLPQHNIDQGAEDVVMAFSRSETEDRRQ, from the exons AAGTCTCCTGAGGAGATGTACATTCAGCAGAAGGTGCGGGTGCTCCTCATGTTGAAGAAAATGGGATCCAAT CTGACACCGAATGAGGAAGCGTTTCTGCGGAATTATGCAGGCGTGGTGCACAGTCAGATGAGCCAGCTCCCACAGCACAACATTGACCAGG GTGCAGAAGATGTGGTGATGGCCTTCTCCAGATCAGAGACGGAGGACCGAAGGCAGTGA